A section of the Polyangium spumosum genome encodes:
- a CDS encoding glycoside hydrolase domain-containing protein, which produces MPRLRFAPLSLVLLACGSQGAPPGNGKPPLPPCTDCTPSGDRAFVLPSPAGATLWTATPMDKVLREATPPSRMGDGIRISAAKNELEPFQIVVRPDAAGPVSFSLSPLTGPGTLDDVRIHRVGYVRITEPSDPSSIVSPYVPDPLHPTSFGASHELAAGENQPFWITVRVPPGAAAGEYTATLTVTTSGGTEVIPVSLHVYDFELPQKLGFDGNWNTSFQALGGGESLEKVRELKDFFHEHRLVPGGVAWPAGLNYNGGINYDCASGSFVEENNPYDFSQLGPEYIDGVGWNGVGFPSFQIMQFVDNSTPRPQTFCGVDRGSDPFGTPEYNAAWQELLAAIDAYLVAKGWQDKGYYYVQNEPQGPEDYDVAAFLAKLAKEAAPNLRIAVSEEPKPEIAEHASIGSGHYDLWWADLSHFDPKYAEVRQALGEDVWWYFLYGDLPPHFNPITIDHPGIETRIAFWAAWKYRIRGFAYYSVTGWGSDPYEDPRPQGTNQNGDGFLLYPPEDGAIVSSIRWELLREGAEDFEYLLRAAGGTIPQTPAQAAGCDLSAASAVSSPTSFTRDASALAHLRDELGLYLEGKVNGCPTLVSAPEGAHPRAAYHINFQDPNGEPSANPLVLDGHEWIKIGWEGYDAKKGYGWSGPHIGDPGIMLYKYLADAPVSELQKSVIYNDYGRTDTFNWDIEQGQYEITVSIGWHDRTYEQHRVLVEGQPLFDSVATTPAEPYRVASVVVDVNDGNVTMEVGQQDQYTMLNWMRIVPVP; this is translated from the coding sequence ATGCCCCGGCTTCGCTTCGCCCCGCTCTCGCTCGTGCTCCTCGCTTGTGGCTCCCAGGGCGCCCCGCCCGGCAATGGCAAACCACCACTCCCGCCTTGCACCGATTGCACGCCTTCCGGTGATCGCGCCTTCGTCCTGCCTTCGCCCGCGGGCGCGACGCTCTGGACCGCCACGCCCATGGACAAGGTCCTTCGCGAGGCCACGCCGCCCTCGCGGATGGGGGACGGCATCCGCATCTCAGCCGCCAAGAACGAGCTCGAGCCCTTCCAGATCGTCGTCCGCCCCGACGCGGCCGGGCCCGTCTCATTCAGCCTCAGCCCCCTCACCGGCCCCGGCACCCTCGACGACGTCCGCATTCACCGCGTCGGGTACGTCCGCATCACGGAGCCCTCCGATCCTTCGTCGATCGTGAGCCCCTATGTGCCCGATCCGCTCCATCCGACGAGCTTCGGCGCCTCGCACGAGCTCGCCGCGGGCGAGAACCAGCCTTTCTGGATCACCGTCCGTGTCCCGCCCGGCGCGGCCGCGGGGGAGTACACCGCGACCCTCACCGTCACGACGTCCGGCGGCACGGAGGTGATCCCCGTCTCGCTCCACGTCTACGATTTCGAGCTCCCCCAGAAGCTCGGCTTCGACGGCAACTGGAACACGAGCTTCCAGGCCCTCGGCGGCGGCGAGAGCCTGGAGAAGGTCCGCGAACTGAAGGACTTCTTCCACGAGCACCGCCTCGTCCCCGGCGGCGTCGCCTGGCCGGCCGGGCTCAATTACAATGGCGGCATCAACTACGATTGTGCGTCGGGCTCGTTCGTGGAGGAGAACAATCCTTACGACTTCTCCCAGCTCGGCCCCGAATACATCGACGGCGTGGGGTGGAACGGGGTCGGCTTCCCCTCGTTCCAGATCATGCAGTTCGTCGACAACTCGACCCCGCGGCCGCAGACGTTCTGCGGCGTCGATCGCGGTAGCGACCCCTTCGGCACGCCCGAGTACAACGCCGCGTGGCAGGAGCTGCTCGCCGCGATCGACGCCTACCTCGTGGCGAAGGGCTGGCAGGACAAGGGTTATTATTACGTGCAGAACGAGCCCCAGGGGCCGGAGGACTACGACGTCGCCGCGTTCCTCGCGAAGCTCGCCAAGGAGGCCGCGCCGAACCTGCGCATCGCGGTCAGCGAGGAGCCGAAGCCCGAGATCGCCGAGCACGCCTCGATCGGCTCCGGCCATTACGATCTCTGGTGGGCCGACCTCTCGCATTTCGATCCCAAGTACGCCGAGGTCCGCCAGGCGCTCGGCGAGGACGTGTGGTGGTATTTCCTCTACGGCGACCTCCCGCCGCATTTCAACCCCATCACGATCGATCACCCCGGCATCGAGACGCGTATCGCCTTCTGGGCCGCGTGGAAGTACCGGATCCGCGGCTTCGCTTATTACTCCGTCACGGGCTGGGGGAGCGATCCCTACGAGGATCCGCGGCCCCAAGGCACGAACCAGAACGGCGACGGCTTTCTGCTGTATCCGCCCGAGGACGGCGCGATCGTGAGCAGCATCCGCTGGGAGCTGCTCCGCGAGGGCGCCGAGGACTTCGAATACCTCCTGCGCGCGGCCGGCGGCACGATCCCCCAGACGCCCGCGCAGGCCGCGGGTTGTGACCTCTCGGCCGCGAGCGCGGTCTCCTCGCCGACCTCGTTCACGCGGGACGCATCCGCGCTCGCCCACCTGCGCGACGAGCTCGGCCTCTACCTCGAAGGCAAGGTCAACGGCTGCCCGACGCTCGTCTCCGCGCCCGAAGGCGCCCACCCGCGCGCCGCGTATCACATCAACTTCCAGGACCCGAACGGCGAGCCGTCCGCGAATCCGCTGGTTCTGGACGGCCACGAATGGATCAAGATCGGCTGGGAGGGTTATGACGCGAAGAAGGGGTACGGCTGGTCGGGCCCCCACATCGGCGATCCGGGGATCATGTTGTACAAATACCTCGCGGACGCCCCGGTCTCCGAGCTCCAGAAGAGCGTGATCTACAACGATTACGGGCGCACCGACACCTTCAACTGGGACATCGAGCAGGGTCAGTACGAAATCACGGTCTCCA